In Mobula birostris isolate sMobBir1 chromosome 12, sMobBir1.hap1, whole genome shotgun sequence, one genomic interval encodes:
- the LOC140205839 gene encoding selenoprotein Pb-like, translated as MGLERTSIAILFGLIISLAAAQNDIRICRVAPHWQIGRQIPMEEQSGQITVVALLKASUWFCLKQAAVLGKLRDKLVHQGLTGIHYMIVNDKASESRILFWKLRSSAPKDIPVYQQQLFQPDVWRILGGVKDDVFVYDRCGKLTFHVTSPRSHSYFPYVEAAIRATYNRDICGFCRFNNNTLETVSSPSTEQN; from the exons ATGGGGCTGGAGAGAACTTCAATTGCCATTCTTTTTGGGTTAATAATCTCCCTGGCGGCAGCGCAGAATGACATCAGAATCTGTCGGGTGGCTCCTCACTGGCAGATTGGCCGTCAAATACCAATGGAGGAACAGTCTGGACAAATTACCGTGGTGGCCCTTCTCAAAGCAAGCTGATGGTTCTGTCTAAAGCAGGCTGCCGT ATTAGGCAAATTGCGTGACAAGCTTGTCCATCAGGGCCTAACGGGCATACATTACATGATTGTGAACGATAAAGCATCTGAATCCAGGATCCTGTTTTGGAAACTCAGATCCAGCGCTCCCAAAGATATCCCTGTTTACCAGCAACAACTATTTCAACCTGATGTTTGGCGTATCTTGGGGGGTGTCAAGGATGATGTCTTTGTCTATGATAG ATGTGGTAAATTGACCTTCCATGTCACGTCACCACGTAGCCATTCATATTTCCCCTATGTTGAAGCAGCAATTCGAGCCACATACAACAGGGATATCTGTGGGTTCTGCAGATTCAATAACAACACACTGGAG ACGGTCTCATCACCCTCTACAGAACAAAATTAA